The genomic interval GTTCCCGTCAGAATGCCTGAAGCGGATATGAAATTCACGGTTCCATTATTCAGTCTAAAGGTACAAGAAGAAAGTGCTTTTTCCCATTCCTTCACCTTCTGATAgggaattttttttacttataatctTTCCTAAAATTCCTGAATTACTGTAAGTGGCTTGAAATGTCAAATGTGGTTATGTGAAATGTCTTAATTTGCGGAATATACGTGAGAGATGTTCTTACGTGTGTGGATGGTTAAGTGGCAAACCACAAAGAAAAAACAGGAAGTGCCACATGAAAGCCAGTAGTTTATCCAAAATGGTGCTGAGAATAgttctaaataatatttaaaataatagctcactcaaaaatgaaaattatgtcaattACGcgctcaagtcattccaaacctgtctgactttgttttttctgtggaacacaaaagaaagtattttgaagaatcctggtaaccaaacagttttggttcccattgacttccattgtatgggcaaaacaaacaaacaaacaaatgaaaaaagctgagacattttctaaatatttttgaattttttttttaggtgaactatcacctttatttctacatttcataatatttttgagatccatttaaaaacatgaaattgccCCTTTAACagaaacaaatattaatttctttgggAATTGCACATCTTTTCTTAAGGTCCCCCAGCGTTACAAACTGATGGGTTATCAGCCTTTATCTGTCTATGATGCAGCAGCAGCATTCATTCCTGCTGATGTGAGTAGGACATTACGTACTGGAGCACAGGTAAACATGCGTTTgtgttacttttagtcattaaagttgtttaatttttttattttgcaattcaaAGTTTGTATCAAAAATAAGTCTGTAAGCAAATCTAATTATTGTGTTTTAATAGGATGAGTTGTTGCCTCTGGTGACATGTACAGCTGTAGATTTCAGTGAAGATGAGGATGATAAGAAACAAGAGGAAGATGATGGATCACTTCAGGATTTAGGTCCCACACTTAGTTTCAGTGCACCTGAAGCACTCCTCAGACCACCCAGCGCCCACCCTCTCCGGATCTTTGTATGGTTTTTGAGTCCATAATCATACCATGATCATGTTCATATACTCTGAATAAAACtaggttattattgttaaatgaaataaaaaacgtaaaaaaaaaaaaaaaaaaaaaaaaatatatatatatatatatatatatatatatatatatatatatatatatatatataagttttataaAAACTCAtaataatgtgttaaaataaCATTGCAACAAAGTATATATAGCCTGTCggttctgtagttttttttttttttcatgtaaaaagtttagaattattattttatgcaagaCATTGAAAATGGCCATCTTAATGAATTaatgttatctttattttcatttagaatCCTGCACCACATGTTTATGCCTTTAAACCAGCTCCGCTTTACCTGGAGTGTGATCTGGACTTTCATTTGTGTCCACTGCCACGATACACCATCCCTAAAGGCGATGTAGTGGGTGTGCATCTCCCTCCAACACAGAAGAAATTTCTGGATAGAAAGGTTTGTTGTGAATTTTTACAGAAAGAGACATTTACGCACATCACAGTTTGAAACAGTTTCACAAAAACTATCAGTGTGACTTTAAAATGAAGTTTATATCATAGCTGCCACTATTACTGTCTGAAATCATTAGCATCCAGGCCtggaattatttgttttatttacatttagtcatttagcagacacttttatccaaagtgacttataaatGAAGATAATGCAAACAATCAaccaaaacaatcaaataaaaagaaaacagaatagaaaaagaatagagcaatgTAGTGTTTGaggtcttttattatttatttaatgttattaaaggggtcatatgatgcttttttaaagatcattattttgtgtatttgttgtaacaatatatgttgacatgctttaatgtccataaaacacattatttttcaaatactgtacattattgtaggtagcttcatctttcaaaataaatgtaataataatgttaataatgtccttagttttaccatcagttcaagcctgaaaggttAACAGAGTCGCGTAACAGACACAGttatgaagctcgtatgtgtttgtagtacacaagccacggatggttaagaccactgactccactgtgtgaccctgtctctctctctctcacatgcccccgcacacacacacacacacacacactaacacacacacacacatataaaactcagcatttaaacattcaatagcaattacttaaaattaataacaaaacatacttacagcaGCTAATTCAGAAGCACCTGAACACCTAGGTTCACAAtcagtcatccataaaatgtgttcCTGTTCTGTTTTAAGTAATCATAAAGACTCCTGAATGCACCTACTTTCGgaagaccaaataaagtgcttttgctttcacctagaaacacagcatctccctgacatggttGCTTCAACACTtactgcagttactgaaaccacgccgcctttctttgtgtgaacatttgggcggcattatgcaaatatttccacatagtgacgtagatatGTGAGGGTGTGTTTAAATGTGGAGTTTTAGGAGGGCGTTGCAGTCTTAACgttcataaagaatatctctttgcatTTGAGACTTCGGTCTTTGCAACTTTACCGATCTTCTTCAtgtaccaagagcttgtaacactccaaagagaaaggaaaaatttaaattgcatcatatgacccctttaagaaaaaatatttgtaaatcctatatgcatttacataaaatataaattgcaGGATATTATCAAAGGGATTATGACATGGAAGAAGTTTCCCTCTGTGGCCTTGAGCACTTTATCCAGTATTTCGACTGTAAGGGGCGACTGCGTCCCTTATGTGTaagtactacacacacacacacacacactcacacacacacacacacactctctctctctcagttacaCACTAGGGTTTATTTACACATGCAATAAAACAAGTCCAACTGTTGCAAAACTCTTTTCTCTCTAGGTCTGACCCCTTCGATATGGTCCTGCTGCCTGTGGAGGCTCCTCTGCCTCTTCAGGATCTGCCCGACAGCATCAGAGATGAGATTCAAGCTGGAGTGTAAATACAGTTTAGCCACCAGCTTCAATAACCCCTCCGCCTTTGATTGCTTGTCACAGCATTTCCAGACTCATGATGGTTTGATTTCTGACAGGTTCGAGAGCTCAGATCTTCGTCTCACTCCTGAGATGGTTGAGGCAGAGTTCGGTCTGTCTGAGAGAGCTTCAGCTACATCTATTAAAGAGGATCGGGATGAAGTCAATGGGTCAGTGCAATGGGTTATCATATCATTGAGACTTGATAATTGACTTGTGTTTATCATGGTTATGTTGAGGTTGATGTCTGAATGATTACAAACCTAAACGTAATCTTTTTGTCTGCAAGTCTCAGAACTCCAGTTGCAACAGTCGAATCTGCAGAAACAGCCTTGAGGTAAGATCCATCACTTCAATCTTTTCAAATGTTGTAGCAAATAATCTTCATATAGATCAGGTGATTGCTGAAGTATAAGCAATAAAGTAAAAGGGCAGTTTTATGTCTGTTCTGCAGTTCTGGCATGTAGGGGAAGTTGATTCCAGCACATTATTTGCCTTGTTGTTCAGGTTGTGAGGTGAGATAAAGTTTCTTCCTCTCTTTTGATCTCAGAGACACACGCGAGCAGCCGTTGGCGTCAACACAGAGCAACAGACTGGGACCAAAAGTGCTGGCCAGATTAAAAGAATTGAAATCTACAGGCAGAGTCAGCTGTGCTTCATCATGTGACAGTAAATAGCACTTTTATCTATGTGTGCCTTCATGCTTTAGTAATTCTTTCATAATTAAATGTTGTATGTACATATTCTGTTAATAAGCACAACTAGAACAATGCAATGGTTAGTGAAATGCAGTGCTAGCGCAAGTAAACCTGCAGACTTTAGCAAAATACAGTGACAAGCCACCAGATGGCATTAAATGTCTGACACATGAAACTCAGCAACTGTACATTCAGAACCAGATTTCATGATCAATATTTGTATGGGATCTTCCTTTTTTCATGAgttctattaaatatttttttctaaacccATTTTCTTTATTATCTATTTGATATTAATTCTTatacactttaatatattttacacattttaatatagatttacatcataatattatttttttaaatcataaaatattaagtGTAGTGATTAACTATATGTTATAACTATAAGTAACTATATGTtaggtatatgtatatatatatatatatatatatatatatatatatatatatatatatatatatatatatgtatatatatatatatgtatatatattcgtTTCAAATTAGATGAGCATAATATCACGTCAAACTGGaaaaatttgatacatttttactttttttttttttgctttaataacaGCAGTCCTCAGTAGGGTGTGTATTCCAAGTTTTTgccaaatatatttgttattttaatacattttacataataatgctcgtaaaatatgtacccccccccccccaaaagatATTTTTACCAACAAGACAACATAATCCAGCATTTTCTTCTGTCATTAGATTCTGTGAGAGGCTGATTATTAGGAAGATAAGGAGGGATTAGATTTCATTTTACACGGCCTGCTGTGCACTCAAGCAAATGCCAGCCCGAGTCTATTCTGTCTGACAATCTCTCATCCACAACAGTTTTGCTGTGCTGCTCTCACCTCCACATTTACCTCACAATAGCAAACCGCTGCTTGATTTTTGTCCCTGGGGAAAGAGGGAGAAAAGGCAGCTTAATTATCACCCTGCATTGCACAAAGTTCATGGTAGGTTGACACCTGATATCTGTCATATCATTTGCATTACAAGCTGTTCTTGTAATAATAATGGTGCTGCATCTCAGCTGCTTTCCATAACCGACTCTCAAATCTCTGGAcctggaaaaacaaacatttacattacattgcattacaaataaataattaaatccatTTTAAATAAGCCTGATTGAATAACTTCTGTGACCAATATACTACTAGAGTAGTTTAAAACTGAATATAACTTAATAATAGTAAAACGTCTTGTAGATGTGAAACTATACTTAGATGCTGATAACTCATTTCTTGTCAAGTCAGTTTCTCTGTGTTCCTCTCAGGAGTCAGTCCTGCGACGTTTGCATTTCCAGCACAGCTCCTTAACTACCCTTTAACGCTTGGTAGGTGTAATTGTTGGGCTACCAGCCCCCGTGGAAAAACCACACTGAAGTCATAGATTGTCACATTAGGGGCAAGTCTGAACAGGATCTTGCCCACAAAAGACTGCACAGTAAGGATGACTTGTAGATCTTTTCCCCCACAAATCAATTCGCAGAGGACACAATGTTAGGAAAATTtctctaatattttttatttaatccagcacatatacaatttttcattagctgaatgaaataaaatatacatacaagAACCGGGGGCCctccattttattttcatgttaaaaataaactttaattttatcACATTACAAGATGTTCTGCTTTGGTATTCATACTTACTCAATGAAAGCAAAGCTTTGATATCGGAGATAATATTGGTTTTTGATATTGCAGACAAAGCTTAGCAGCAATTCCTGAGAACTTAAAAAATTGCAACAAAACAGAAggattttgtgtttatttacttGCAACTTGACATCTCACAGAGAGTATAGCTGCACAATAACCCTCCTAAAATTCGGTTTAGGAATCACTCTACCTGAAATTCAGACACTGCAATACTTAATAGCGACACCATCAGGAACCAAAATGCCCCAAAACAGAAGGATGTTCTTGTTGCATTGTCTGAAATTACTTTAAGAAAACCCTGCATTAGTGAGGCTGAAACTGTCTGATCTGTCATTGTTTACACGCCTTCACAAATTAGATTTAGGTCTTGTGAAATGCCAAGTCTCTGACTGAAACATCTATAAATAGTACATGTTGCTGCTGTGCTGTACTACTTTGAGATCAAGCAATTCCACTCAAATGATGCCAGATTCCTCTATATGGGTAAATGTGGAATCAGTAATCCTGTGACATAGTGTGAAGTCAGACTATTTTGATATAGAACTATTTGTCCTTCTTATCCTCCACGACCTCGGACAAATCCTCCTGCCTAAGAGTCTTCACTCGGGCCTCCATGTTGGCGATCCTCTGTTTGATCTTGTTCTGGCTGGATGTCCAATCTGCCATAAGACGAGCAAATTTGGTTTGCATCACATCTAGATTGGTCTCCATTACAGTGACCTTTTCCTCCAGATCCTTCGGGTCTGCACCAGCATTGGCTGCAGCCTCGTCAATGAGATTGTCTTTCATCAGAATAGCCCTACCTTTCTCCTCTAGTGCCTTTTTGGCTTCTGGGTACTCGGTTAACGCCTCCATTAGGTCATCTTTCGAGAGCGCGAACAAATCTGAGTATCCCACACTACGAATGTTAGCAGTCCTGCGGTTACCGGCTTTACTTCCTTTGATGCGGAGGATGCTGATCTCACCGAAGTAAGCGCCATCGCTGAGCACCACAAACTGCGTGACACCATCATCTGCCACCACAGCTAGTTTGCCTTCTTTGATAATGTACATCTCCCGCCCAATGTCTCCCTTCTTGCAAATGTAGTCGCCTGGACTGAAAACCTGTGGTTGAAGTTTAAGGACGAGCTCAACAAGAAGACCTGCTTCACAGTCCTGGAAAATACGCACCTTCCGAAGGGTTTCCAGATGCACATTGATGGCGATCTCTGCCTTGAGCTTGTCTGGGAGGTTCTTGAGCACTTCTTTTTCATCGCAGGTCTTCTGTTCGGTCCAAAGGTAATCGAACCACTTCACGACACGGGCCTCCAGATCTTTGGTGACCTTTCGGAACTGCATGTACTGCTTGATGGAGTCAATCTTGGCCTGGAACTCCGCGCGGGATGCATTCATGTTGGAAATCATGGCACCGACATTACCAACGATGGTGGCAAAAATGAGCACACCAATGAGAAAATCAGAGACGACAAATAAATACTCAACGTCTCGGACAGGCGGTGGCGTTTCTCCAATGGTTGTGAGCGTAAGAGTAGACCAGTACAAGCAGTAGATGTACTTCCTGGCAAGGCGGCCGAACTCGGGGTCGCTGATGTTGGGGTAAACCCAAGTGTCTGAGCCAAAACCGATTGTCTTTGAGATGGCGAAAAAGATGCAGCCGTTCCAGTGGATGATGATTAGGATGTACAGGACGAGATTGCTGATTCGGAAGATGTTTGGGAAGTTGGTTCTGGTTTCAGTACGGTCAAAGAACTCAAAAAGACGAGCCATTTTGAAAAGCCGGTTGAATCTTAGTTCTGGATTGTTGTAACCCACTTTTAGCATTAATATGTCTGTTGGCATCATGGAGATCAAATCAAATCTGAATTGTGGCGACTTTTTGTAGCGTTCCCAAAGCTTCTTAGATTCTCTTACTAGCAAGCCTTGCTCCAAGAAACCTGTCAAAACAATTTAGTTGTCATGTACAATTTACAAAAATTTTTGTCCCTGTATAGCAGTGATTGTATATGACTAAGTGAACACAAACAGTGACTAATAATCTAACCTGTTCTTGATCTCACAAATGTGTCCATATAGTAGATGACATCGGATGAATAGTCCAAAACTATCCATAAGATGGTGTAAtcatcttgcagttcattaaaACAGGctctgtttaaaattaaaataaaacaataacacaagatcatttttttaaatatatttctgcatatagttttcttgtttgtttgataATAAGCTGTaatgttcttattattttaaataattcatatttagaattaataattaaatataattgctTATTTATTAATAGTTGTTTTAT from Carassius auratus strain Wakin chromosome 26, ASM336829v1, whole genome shotgun sequence carries:
- the LOC113044484 gene encoding cyclic nucleotide-gated channel cone photoreceptor subunit alpha, which gives rise to MAKICTEQSFPSQRSAFTPEPAIELIERGESDQPPRGLMGRMSHFILWFGGRSTKCEASECSDPVMITEESDYEDMPEEIDASWDNRGQDQLHKRNFNNNANQWPLAKLNMNNCNNTDDKKDDREIKKDDKKEEPNKDEKKDEKKEEKKDEKKDEKKDEKKDEKKDEKKDEKKDEKKKEEEKPKHVWIIDPATDMYYHWLTIVAIPVFYNLMMLVTRACFNELQDDYTILWIVLDYSSDVIYYMDTFVRSRTGFLEQGLLVRESKKLWERYKKSPQFRFDLISMMPTDILMLKVGYNNPELRFNRLFKMARLFEFFDRTETRTNFPNIFRISNLVLYILIIIHWNGCIFFAISKTIGFGSDTWVYPNISDPEFGRLARKYIYCLYWSTLTLTTIGETPPPVRDVEYLFVVSDFLIGVLIFATIVGNVGAMISNMNASRAEFQAKIDSIKQYMQFRKVTKDLEARVVKWFDYLWTEQKTCDEKEVLKNLPDKLKAEIAINVHLETLRKVRIFQDCEAGLLVELVLKLQPQVFSPGDYICKKGDIGREMYIIKEGKLAVVADDGVTQFVVLSDGAYFGEISILRIKGSKAGNRRTANIRSVGYSDLFALSKDDLMEALTEYPEAKKALEEKGRAILMKDNLIDEAAANAGADPKDLEEKVTVMETNLDVMQTKFARLMADWTSSQNKIKQRIANMEARVKTLRQEDLSEVVEDKKDK